The DNA region GGTGGTGGGTGGGAATGGGTTTTTAGGGTTGGGAGATTTTCGAAACTTGAAGAATGTTTATAATTTGAAAGGTTTGAAATTGGAAGTGGATGAGACTGATTTTGATTTTGGAACTTTCTATGAGATTGAGTTTGAGAGTGATGATCCTAAAGAAGCTAAACGCATTCTCGAGGAATTCTTGTGAAGTTATGCTTTTGTAGTTGATCATTTAAGAATTAAGATTGTAAGATTTACAAATGTTGTTGTTCATATGAGTTTGATCTTTCACTTTAATTGGCCATTATCATTTTATCGGTTTTACATATACCTTTGACACTGAGATATGTTATTGATCTTACATATCTCTCAGATCTAAAGGTTTTGATTTTACTTTGGGGGCATTTGTGTCATCTTACATACTTAAATACACATGTGGAAATTagataaaatgaaaaaaaaatatataaaaaacaGTGTCACATCAACTTTTTTGATGACTTGGCCTAACAAAGGTAAAAAATGAGAGAATCTTCAAATGTTGGGGGAATTCATAAAACTTTTTTTTGCAggtttttatttctttaaaaaatGATCCATATATGACAGGGGAAGAATATGTATTAATCCAATAAATAAAGAAGAAAAATGGAAAGCATAGCGTAGAAACCCTACAACAAGAACAATCCTTTCCCATTTTTATTTGAGAAAAAACGCATGGGTTGACACATCAAGCCTTATTTTTTaaggaaataacaataaaataaaatatataaaaagaaaaaaagtaaaTCAGCATTTTACTCTTTCTCTCGAAACAAAATCAACCTAACAAAAACTCATTTCCTATCTCTTCACAGGCTCTGCTAAACCAACAAAAactcttctctctctctctctctctctaccTCTCTACCTCCATTCGAAATGGAAGTAGAAGTGAATCTTTGTCTCGCAAACGAAGAATCCCATCACCATGTCATCACCTTGCGTTTTCCATTCCACGTCGTAACCCATCGCCAATACAACCTCTTCTTTAACGGCGCCGCATCTGAACTCTCTTCTTGCCACGTTATTCTTCATCTTTGATTCTACAGTAACAAGGAATAATGTGTTGTTTCGCTCAAAGCAAAGGCGATTCTTGTCGACGGTCTGAGTCGCGTTAAAAAAGATGAAGATGATTTAGATTCGAAGGTTGGTCGCGATTTTGTTGCTGAACCTGGGAAGCTGGGTTTATTGGAGTCGAGGATTCTAAAAAGGGTGAAGGAGGAATTTGGGGTGGTGGGTGGGAATGGGTTTTTAGGGTTGGGAGATTTTCGAAACTTGAAGAATGTTTATAATTTGAAAGGTTTGAAATTGGAAGTGGATGAGACTGATTTTGATTTTGGAACTTTCAATGAGATTGAGTTTGAGAGTGATGATCCTAAAGAAGCTAAACGCATTCTCGAGGAATTCTTGTGAAGTTATGCTTTTGTAGTTGATCATTTAAGAATTAAGATTGTAAGATTTACAAATGTTGTTGTTCATATGAGTTTGATCTTTCACTTTAATTGGCCATTATCATTTTATCGGTTTTACATATACCTTTGACACTGAGATATGTTATTGATCTTACATATCTCTCAGATCTAAAGGTTTTGATTTTACTTTGGGGGCATTTGTGTCATCTTACATACTTAAATACACATGTGGAAATTagataaaatgaaaaaaaaaatatataaaaaacaGTGTCACATCAACTTTTTTGATGACTTGGCCTAACAAAGGTAAAAAATGAGAGAATCTTCAAATGTTGGGGGAATTCATAAAACTTTTTTTTGCAggtttttatttctttaaaaaatGATCCATATATGACAGGGGAAGAATATGTATTAATCCAATAAATAAAGAAGAAAAATGGAAAGCATAGCGTAGAAACCCTACAACAAGAACAATCCTTTCCCATTTTTATTTGAGAAAAAACGCATGGGTTGACACATCAAGCCTTATTTTTTaaggaaataacaataaaataaaatatataaaaagaaaaaaagtaaaTCAGCATTTTACTCTTTCTCTCGAAACAAAATCAACCTAACAAAAACTCATTTCCTATCTCTTCACACGCTCTGCTAAACCAACAAAAactcctctctctctctctctctctctctctctctctctctctctctctctctctctctctctctctctctctctctctctctctctctctctctctctctctctctctctctctctctctctctctctctcaaacaCATGCATTAAAATTGTGTGAATAAAAAGAAATGCCTATTGTTATTAAAATAAACAAACCGAATAGAAAAAAACGAGAATTTTACGACCATTTTTGCAAAAAAGGAACATAAAATCGGGGTGAAAGTTTTAGATATGTGCAATGACATTTAATAAAAATGCAATATTTATTAATTCACACTCAATTAAAATTTACAAACGACTCGATTTAACCGGTTATTCAAAATTAGTCCAACTTAATactttaaattaaaattataGACTCATGcaattatttttttaaaaattctgaaaaaattgGGGTAAGATAATTAAGAGAATtgatttttagaagttattaTTATGAGAAATGCTTCTATGACACTGAAATTGTACACTTACATCGTGATTCATATAATGGATATATACTCTTCATTGCAAAAACCTTGGTCCAATGCCAAGTGATTCATTTTCAAATCCGATGAAATCGATTTGATACAATCCAATTCCTTATACACAATGctaaaccattttcttaataaaacaCGAAAGAAAAGGATCCTTGGAGTCTAGCATTCCTTGAATCTTCAAATGAATACTCCCGAGGCACACGTCTTGGGCTAATCTTTCATTCACTCGTTCGTTTCTAAAACACTTAACGATAACTTGGACAAAATAAAGGGCAACTTGGACAAAAGAAAGGGCCATTGAAGTCTAGCATTTCGGTGGAACCTTTGAATAATCTTTTGAATGTTCATTATCCATCAAACAATTTTATGAATACATTGAATGAAAAAGGCATTGTTGGAGTCTAGCATTCCAGTAGTACCCTGAATCATTGGTCACGAGACTCACGTCTCGTTCTCATCAAATATTCATCATTCACCTTAAAAAATACACAACACATCAAAATCTTATcttctcgcccccgtgcgattAACAACTCTTCTTTCACAAGAGGAAATTTGTCTAATCCCTTCTAACGCGTACAAACTTGCGCTTAACcccaatgacctaaaaagtcaaagggggACCATTTTGACTTTTGAAGTCTCTGATCCATCTTAATTAATTGCTAATTTAAATACGAGGTTTAGTTTAACATGACAAATTGTTAGTCATTAGTCATAAACAAATTTTATTAATA from Lathyrus oleraceus cultivar Zhongwan6 chromosome 1, CAAS_Psat_ZW6_1.0, whole genome shotgun sequence includes:
- the LOC127102989 gene encoding LOW QUALITY PROTEIN: triphosphate tunnel metalloenzyme 3-like (The sequence of the model RefSeq protein was modified relative to this genomic sequence to represent the inferred CDS: substituted 2 bases at 2 genomic stop codons) encodes the protein MEVEVNLCLANEESHHHVITLRFPFHVVTHRQYNLFFNGAASELSSCHVILHLXFYSNKEXCVVSLKAKAILVDGLSRVKKDEDDLDSKVGRDFVAEPGKLGLLESRILKRVKEEFGVVGGNGFLGLGDFRNLKNVYNLKGLKLEVDETDFDFGTFNEIEFESDDPKEAKRILEEFL